One region of Streptococcus salivarius genomic DNA includes:
- the mgtA gene encoding magnesium-translocating P-type ATPase: protein MSTNKERLIAALQEPLETTLTRYKTHLDGLKEDQVEENRDLYGENVITKGQEDSIIKKIYESIINPFTVILLVIALVSFITNVWLAKPGEEDPTTSIIIVTLVLISGGIRFIQELRSDKAASNLSRMIVNTATVLRDGSEQEIPIDEIVVGDVVKLSAGDMIPADVVLLDSRDFFVQQSGLTGESDAVEKACLSKADGQNLESLLESESLAFMGTNVISGRATALVLVVGDDTMMGAIEQTINTYDEPTSFEREMNSISWLLIRLMLVMVPVVFVINGLTDGDWLEAGVFALSVGVGLTPEMLPMIITASLAKGSIIMAKEKVVIKKLNAIQDLGAIDILCTDKTGTLTQDEIVLEYPLDIHGDLDLSVLRRAYLNSYFQTGLKNLMDRAIISRTEREAKKHEIVRDLDQTFHKIDELPFDFERRRMSVIVKDNDGFVSMVTKGALEEMLSVSNYVEYKGDIIPLTDDVRDEVLAEVAQLNEQGLRVLGVSYKSQLNENDVFSVEDESDMILTGYLAFLDPPKPSAAPAIKALAEYGVTTKILTGDNDKVTQAVCEKVGLDVRHILLGSDIDTMSDQDLAKAVETTTVFAKLSPDQKARIILSLKENGHKVGYMGDGINDAPSMKVSDVGISVDTAVDIAKETADVILLDKDLMVLEKGLVEGRKVYANMTKYIKMTVSSNFGNIFSLLFASIFLPFLPMAPVHLIVLNLVYDISCIALPFDNVDKEFLKEPHIWEAKSIMRFMAWFGPISSVFDILTYILLYFIIVPMILGHGYVHGSPEAAAFIIIFQTGWFIESMWSQTMVIHMLRSPKLPFIQSHPALSVVVTTLFAAVFVTSLPYSPLASLLKLSHLNGLYFILLFVIIVLYMLSVTFVKHIYIKKYKEWL, encoded by the coding sequence ATGTCAACAAATAAAGAAAGACTTATTGCTGCTCTTCAAGAGCCACTTGAAACAACCCTTACTCGCTACAAGACTCATTTGGATGGCTTGAAGGAAGACCAAGTAGAAGAAAACCGTGACCTTTATGGGGAAAATGTCATAACCAAGGGACAAGAGGATTCTATCATCAAAAAGATTTATGAATCTATCATCAATCCCTTTACTGTTATTCTCTTAGTCATTGCTCTAGTTTCCTTTATCACCAATGTCTGGCTTGCTAAACCGGGTGAAGAAGACCCAACGACTTCTATCATCATTGTCACTCTAGTTTTGATATCTGGTGGTATCCGTTTTATTCAAGAACTTCGTAGCGACAAGGCTGCCAGTAATTTGTCTCGCATGATTGTCAATACAGCAACAGTACTTCGAGATGGCAGTGAGCAAGAAATCCCAATCGATGAAATTGTGGTTGGAGATGTGGTCAAACTGAGTGCGGGAGATATGATTCCGGCGGATGTGGTCTTGCTAGACTCTCGTGATTTCTTTGTTCAACAGTCTGGCTTGACAGGTGAAAGCGATGCTGTGGAAAAGGCTTGTCTGTCTAAGGCGGATGGTCAAAATCTAGAGAGTTTGCTTGAGAGTGAGAGCCTTGCTTTCATGGGAACTAATGTTATCTCTGGTCGTGCAACAGCCTTGGTTTTAGTTGTTGGTGATGACACCATGATGGGAGCTATCGAGCAGACCATCAATACTTATGACGAACCAACTTCCTTTGAACGTGAGATGAACTCCATTTCTTGGCTCTTGATTCGACTCATGTTGGTCATGGTTCCTGTTGTTTTTGTGATTAACGGTTTAACAGATGGGGACTGGCTTGAAGCCGGCGTCTTTGCCCTTAGTGTGGGAGTCGGTTTGACCCCAGAAATGTTGCCGATGATTATCACAGCCAGTCTTGCCAAGGGTTCTATCATTATGGCCAAGGAAAAGGTGGTCATCAAAAAACTTAATGCTATTCAAGACCTAGGGGCTATCGACATCCTTTGTACGGATAAGACAGGAACCCTGACTCAAGATGAAATCGTTCTTGAGTACCCTCTTGATATCCATGGTGACCTTGACCTATCAGTGCTTCGGAGAGCCTATCTTAACTCTTATTTCCAAACTGGCTTGAAAAATCTTATGGACCGTGCCATTATTAGTCGAACTGAGAGAGAAGCTAAGAAACACGAGATTGTTCGTGACCTTGACCAAACCTTCCACAAGATTGATGAGCTCCCTTTTGATTTTGAACGCCGTCGCATGAGTGTCATTGTTAAAGACAATGATGGTTTTGTCAGCATGGTGACAAAAGGTGCCCTTGAAGAAATGCTCTCTGTTTCTAACTATGTGGAATACAAGGGTGACATTATCCCATTGACCGACGATGTTCGTGATGAAGTTCTCGCTGAAGTTGCCCAGTTGAATGAACAAGGTTTGCGTGTTCTCGGTGTTAGCTATAAATCACAGCTTAATGAAAATGACGTCTTTAGTGTCGAAGATGAAAGTGACATGATTTTGACGGGATATCTTGCCTTTCTTGACCCACCAAAACCATCAGCAGCACCTGCTATCAAGGCTTTGGCAGAGTATGGTGTGACCACAAAGATTTTGACTGGAGACAATGATAAGGTGACACAGGCTGTCTGTGAAAAAGTTGGTCTAGATGTGAGACACATCCTACTTGGAAGTGACATTGATACCATGTCAGATCAAGATTTGGCTAAGGCTGTGGAAACGACAACAGTCTTTGCTAAGTTATCCCCAGACCAAAAGGCACGAATTATCCTAAGCCTTAAGGAAAATGGCCACAAGGTAGGTTATATGGGTGATGGTATCAACGATGCCCCATCTATGAAGGTGTCAGATGTGGGTATCTCTGTGGATACAGCTGTTGATATTGCTAAAGAAACTGCAGATGTTATCTTGCTTGATAAGGATCTAATGGTCTTGGAAAAAGGTCTAGTTGAAGGACGTAAGGTCTATGCCAATATGACCAAGTATATCAAGATGACTGTTTCTTCAAATTTCGGTAATATCTTTTCTCTCCTTTTTGCCAGCATCTTCTTACCATTCCTACCAATGGCACCTGTGCATTTAATTGTTCTTAATCTTGTCTATGATATTTCTTGTATCGCTCTTCCATTTGACAATGTGGACAAGGAATTTCTTAAAGAGCCACATATCTGGGAAGCCAAATCAATCATGCGTTTCATGGCTTGGTTTGGACCTATTTCGTCTGTATTTGATATTTTGACTTACATCTTGCTCTATTTCATCATTGTGCCAATGATTTTGGGGCATGGCTATGTTCATGGTTCACCAGAAGCAGCAGCCTTTATTATCATCTTCCAAACAGGTTGGTTTATCGAATCTATGTGGTCTCAAACCATGGTTATCCACATGTTACGTTCACCAAAACTACCATTTATTCAAAGCCACCCAGCACTATCTGTTGTTGTGACAACCCTATTTGCTGCTGTCTTTGTAACCTCTCTTCCTTACAGTCCTTTGGCTAGTCTCTTAAAACTTAGCCATCTAA